Proteins encoded within one genomic window of Triticum aestivum cultivar Chinese Spring chromosome 2D, IWGSC CS RefSeq v2.1, whole genome shotgun sequence:
- the LOC123048266 gene encoding uncharacterized protein translates to MPTVRRRNPDVHVKALEGIVSANTFLTVAVFIGITGTITASSTVPTNCVAGDDIARNFFLFEILSFGFYLLSSLVAQGMKLSVTLLAAGDDFYGDGEQKPVMTDDCEEMPAWRAAAPRERRRAVLRYARPMMLLAAACSIMGTFFLLLSMIDAIQLKFGILSCNIPLAVGATFALSVLAVSGLLFYGYTVGYALYNYLP, encoded by the coding sequence ATGCCGACGGTGCGGCGGCGGAACCCGGACGTGCACGTGAAGGCGCTGGAGGGCATCGTGTCGGCCAACACGTTCCTCACGGTGGCCGTCTTCATCGGCATCACGGGGACCATCACGGCCTCCTCCACCGTGCCGACCAACTGCGTCGCCGGGGACGACATCGCCCGCAACTTCTTCCTCTTCGAGATCCTCTCCTTCGGCTTCTACCTGCTGTCCAGCCTGGTGGCGCAGGGCATGAAGCTGTCCGTCACGCTGCTGGCCGCCGGCGACGACTTCTACGGCGACGGCGAGCAGAAGCCGGTCATGACCGACGACTGCGAGGAGATGCCGGCGTGGCGCGCGGCGGCTCCCCGGGAGCGGCGCCGCGCCGTGCTGCGGTACGCGCGGCCCATGATGCTGCTGGCCGCCGCGTGCTCCATCATGGGCACCTTCTTCCTGCTGCTCTCCATGATCGACGCCATCCAGCTCAAGTTCGGGATCCTGTCCTGCAACATCCCGCTCGCCGTCGGCGCCACCTTCGCGCTCTCCGTGCTCGCCGTCTCCGGCCTGCTCTTCTACGGGTACACCGTCGGATACGCGCTCTACAACTACCTGCCGTGA
- the LOC123048267 gene encoding probable leucine-rich repeat receptor-like protein kinase At1g35710 produces MEMSPLLKLVSITLLLIPWFPHAMAATSLLEEQAEVLLAWKATLQIHPSQLQSWGSANNTARPCSWHGIRCSKHRARRQEVITEISLPGLGLGGELNNLNFTVLRTLMSIQLSNNKIRGSFPPALASSLPNLRHLMLQENELSGEIPSQIKLLESLVVLDFSANHLSGPIPTELGYLKKLARIDFSNNSLTGPIPRNLGKSTSITILYLGGNRLSGYIPQELGYLLCLNQLSLWKNKLIGSIPNSFGRLINLKGLYLWGNQLSGRIPQELGFLVNLEELDLSSNQLTGSIPSTFGSLSKLTMLHLFGNKLSGYLPRELRNLSNLEYLELNNNQLMGFIPHIFVNLTKLSILRLDANHFYGYLPRELGYMVNLDNLDLSENKLIGSIPNTFGSLTKLTRLYLWGNQLSGSIPQELGFLVNLEELDLSSNQLTGSIPSTFGSLSKLTMLHLFGNKLSGYLPQELGNLSNLEYLDLNNNQLMGSIPHIFVNLTKLSILHLDANHFYGYIPRELGYMVNLDNLGLSDNNLMGSIPNTFGSLAKLTGLHLDGNQLTGHIPRELGYLVDLEELALSNNKLTGSIPDVIGKLTKLRKLRLGENNFSGKIPQEIGTFMNLVVLQLGANNFSGPLPPELCAGGLLQNLTAFDNNLNGQLPSSLGNCKSLVRVRLERNQIEGDISELGVHPNLVYMDMSSNKLFGQLSYHWGGCHNLTKLGISNNNITGKIPASMGRLSQLNVLDLSSNSLEGELPRELGNLERLFQLHLADNLFHGSIPQEFGALSSLESLDLSSNNLSGLVQGSIENCLKLRSLNLSHNNFKGNIPVVLGVLNNLHDMLDLSDNSFTGKIPSQLSGLIMLDNLNLSHNELYGVIPSSFQSMKSLTSIDLSYNELEGPVPESKLFKGAPVQWFIHNKMLCGIVEGLPPCNNTTWSGGKRKRYKTLVLAMITPLVSLILVAVTLMFTNARKKSMKIKEDIVTPKKVFSIWNFDGEDVFKQIVEATNDFSETHCIGTGGYGSVYKAKLATSEIFAVKKIHMIEDNYCVNELVFNSEIEALVQTRHRNIVKLYGYCSSSQGKYLIYEYMERGNLAETLRNNERAIELDWRRRINIALDVVHALAYMHHDCSLPIVHRDITSNNILLDLEFRACISDFGMAKILNIDGRNLTSLVGTKGYIAPELSYTENVTEKCDVYSFGVLVLELFMGCHPGDFLFSLLSSTKNNDVCLQDVLDSRLIVPNAETAREIYYILSVAARCLEPNPSSRQTSRRASDELSVIKVCEDHVDYMHIGLRIPAKQCL; encoded by the exons ATGGAGATGTCGCCTCTCCTGAAGCTCGTCTCAATCACTCTACTACTAATACCGTGGTTTCCTCATGCCATGGCAGCGACATCCCTCCTGGAAGAACAAGCAGAGGTCCTCCTTGCCTGGAAAGCCACACTCCAAATCCATCCAAGCCAGCTACAATCCTGGGGAAGTGCAAACAACACTGCGCGGCCGTGCAGCTGGCATGGCATCAGGTGCAGCAAGCATCGAGCAAGGCGCCAGGAGGTGATCACCGAGATCTCTCTACCCGGTTTGGGGCTCGGAGGGGAGCTCAACAACCTCAACTTCACTGTGCTGCGTACTCTGATGagcatccaactctccaacaataAGATAAGGGGCTCCTTTCCACCTGCTTTAGCATCATCCTTACCAAACCTGAGACACCTAATGCTCCAAGAGAATGAGCTTTCCGGTGAAATACCAAGCCAAATAAAACTACTAGAGAGTCTGGTTGTGTTGGATTTCTCAGCCAACCACTTGTCTGGCCCCATCCCCACTGAACTAGGCTACCTAAAGAAGCTGGCTAGGATAGATTTTTCCAACAACAGCCTCACTGGTCCTATTCCAAGAAATCTAGGGAAATCAACTAGTATCACAATCTTGTACCTTGGTGGTAATCGGTTATCCGGATAcatccctcaagaactaggttacctgTTGTGTTTAAATCAGTTGTCTCTTTGGAAAAACAAATTAATTGGTTCCATCCCCAATTCCTTTGGGAGATTGATTAACCTCAAAGGCTTGTACCTATGGGGTAACCAACTTTCCGGACGTATTCCTCAAGAACTTGGTTTCCTAGTAAATTTAGAAGAGTTGGATCTTAGCAGCAACCAACTGACGGGTTCCATCCCCAGTACATTTGGAAGTTTGTCAAAGCTCACTATGTTGCACCTTTTTGGTAATAAATTATCTGgatatcttcctcgagaactaagAAACCTGTCAAATCTTGAATATTTGGAACTTAACAACAACCAACTCATGGGTTTCATCCCCCATATCTTTGTAAATTTGACAAAGCTCTCTATCTTGCGCCTTGATGCTAACCACTTCTATGgatatcttcctcgagaactaggtTACATGGTGAATCTTGATAACTTGGATCTAAGCGAGAACAAACTCATTGGTTCCATCCCCAATACATTTGGAAGTTTAACTAAGCTCACTCGCTTGTACCTATGGGGTAACCAACTTTCCGGAAGTATTCCTCAAGAACTTGGTTTCCTAGTAAATTTAGAAGAGTTGGATCTTAGCAGCAACCAACTGACGGGTTCCATCCCCAGTACATTTGGAAGTTTGTCAAAGCTCACTATGTTGCACCTTTTTGGTAATAAATTATCTGGATATCTTCCTCAAGAACTAGGCAACCTGTCAAATCTTGAATATTTGGATCTTAACAACAACCAACTCATGGGTTCCATCCCCCATATCTTTGTAAATTTGACAAAGCTCTCTATCTTGCACCTTGATGCTAACCACTTCTATGGATATATTCCTCGAGAACTAGGTTACATGGTGAATCTTGATAACTTGGGTCTAAGCGACAACAATCTCATGGGATCCATTCCCAATACCTTTGGAAGTTTGGCTAAGCTCACTGGCTTGCACCTTGATGGTAATCAGTTAACCGGACATATTCCTCGAGAACTAGGTTACCTGGTGGATTTAGAAGAATTGGCTCTTAGCAATAACAAGCTCACTGGTTCCATCCCTGATGTCATTGGAAAGTTGACTAAGCTCAGAAAATTGCGTCTCGGTGAAAATAATTTCTCCGGAAAAATTCCTCAAGAAATCGGTACCTTTATGAATCTTGTGGTCCTGCAACTTGGCGCAAACAATTTCTCTGGTCCCTTGCCACCTGAGTTGTGTGCTGGAGGCCTTCTCCAGAATTTAACTGCATTTGATAACAATCTGAATGGACAATTGCCATCAAGTTTGGGAAACTGCAAAAGCCTAGTTCGAGTTCGTCTTGAAAGGAATCAAATAGAAGGTGATATCTCTGAGTTGGGAGTTCATCCTAATCTTGTTTATATGGACATGAGTTCAAAtaaactatttggtcaattgtctTATCACTGGGGAGGATGTCATAATCTTACCAAGCTAGGCATATCAAACAACAACATCACAGGGAAAATACCTGCAAGTATGGGGAGGCTATCTCAGCTAAATGTACTTGATCTCTCCTCAAACAGTCTCGAAGGAGAGCTTCCTAGAGAACTAGGCAATTTAGAACGATTATTCCAGCTGCATCTTGCAGATAATTTGTTCCATGGAAGCATACCACAAGAATTTGGAGCATTGTCCAGTCTAGAGTCGTTGGATTTATCATCAAATAACCTTAGTGGTTTGGTACAAGGATCAATTGAGAATTGTTTGAAGCTCCGCTCATTGAATTTGAGTCACAATAATTTTAAAGGAAACATCCCTGTAGTGCTTGGGGTGTTGAACAACTTACATGACATGTTGGATTTAAGTGATAATTCATTTACTGGGAAAATACCTAGCCAACTTAGTGGTCTGATAATGCTGGATAATTTGAATCTTTCACACAATGAACTTTATGGTGTAATCCCATCATCATTTCAGAGTATGAAAAGCTTGACATCCATTGATTTGTCTTACAATGAATTGGAAGGACCAGTCCCAGAGAGTAAGCTCTTCAAAGGAGCTCCAGTTCAGTGGTTCATCCATAATAAGATGCTATGTGGCATAGTGGAAGGATTGCCTCCTTGCAATAACACAACTTGGAGTGGAGGGAAAAGGAAACGGTACAAAACACTTGTACTAGCCATGATTACTCCTCTAGTATCTCTTATTCTTGTTGCGGTGACGTTGATGTTCACAAATGCAAGGAAGAAATCCATGAAAATTAAAGAGGATATAGTAACACCCAAAAAAGTATTCTCTATTTGGAATTTTGATGGGGAGGATGTATTCAAACAAATAGTTGAAGCAACCAATGATTTTAGTGAAACACATTGCATAGGGACTGGGGGATATGGATCTGTCTATAAAGCCAAACTTGCAACATCTGAAATATTTGCAGTGAAGAAGATACACATGATCGAAGATAACTATTGTGTGAACGAGTTGGTATTCAATAGTGAAATCGAGGCATTGGTGCAGACTCGGCATAGAAACATCGTAAAACTATATGGATATTGTTCCTCTAGCCAAGGCAAATATCTTATCTATGAATATATGGAGAGGGGaaacttggcagaaacactaaggAACAATGAAAGGGCAATTGAATTGGACTGGAGAAGGCGGATAAATATTGCACTAGATGTTGTTCATGCTTTGGCATACATGCATCATGATTGTTCATTACCAATAGTCCACAGAGATATAACAAGCAACAACATTTTACTTGATCTGGAATTTAGGGCTTGCATCTCCGACTTCGGTATGGCTAAAATTCTCAATATTGATGGTCGAAATCTCACAAGTCTTGTTGGGACGAAAGGCTATATTGCCCCAG AGCTATCATATACAGAGAATGTGACGGAGAAATGTGATGTATACAGCTTCGGAGTTCTTGTTCTAGAGCTATTTATGGGATGCCATCCAGGAGATTTTCTCTTTTCTCTCTTGTCATCCACCAAAAATAATGATGTGTGCTTGCAAGATGTGTTAGACTCAAGGCTCATTGTCCCTAATGCTGAAACTGCTAGGGAAATATACTACATCCTCAGTGTTGCAGCTCGGTGTCTTGAGCCTAACCCATCAAGCAGACAAACATCACGACGTGCTAGTGACGAGCTATCTGTGATTAAAGTATGTGAAGATCATGTTGATTATATGCATATTGGCCTCAGAATTCCTGCAAAACAGTGCCTATGA